The Arthrobacter sp. NicSoilC5 genome has a window encoding:
- a CDS encoding GntR family transcriptional regulator, which produces MASQPETSPYLMIRNAIISQELPPRAQLVESALAKKYNVSRTPIREALRRLETEGLVERYGSRMQVREYRPEEMLDLYEVRTFLEEAAAKTAALRHTDMDLMLIDRAHQAMVTLDFDAATPAELAAANRTFHERIWAASHSAALLDLLDRILVHFIRYPGTTLSTKERWDRVLKEHEELLVAIRARNAEEAGRIASAHMDEAKNIRIQMYIDAQEISSPRLG; this is translated from the coding sequence GTGGCGTCGCAACCAGAGACAAGCCCCTACCTGATGATCAGGAACGCCATCATCTCGCAGGAGCTGCCTCCCCGTGCCCAGCTCGTCGAAAGCGCCCTGGCCAAGAAGTACAACGTCTCCCGGACGCCCATCAGGGAAGCATTGCGGCGCCTTGAAACCGAAGGGCTCGTGGAGCGCTACGGTTCACGCATGCAGGTGCGGGAGTACCGCCCGGAGGAGATGCTGGACCTCTATGAGGTGCGGACCTTCCTGGAGGAGGCGGCCGCAAAAACTGCTGCCCTCCGGCACACCGACATGGACCTGATGCTGATCGACCGCGCGCACCAGGCCATGGTCACCCTTGATTTTGATGCTGCCACTCCGGCTGAACTGGCCGCCGCCAACCGAACCTTCCACGAGCGCATCTGGGCCGCCAGCCACAGCGCCGCCCTCCTTGACCTGCTCGACCGGATCCTGGTCCACTTCATCCGCTACCCCGGCACCACGCTCTCCACCAAAGAGCGCTGGGACCGCGTACTGAAGGAGCACGAGGAGCTGCTGGTGGCCATCCGCGCCCGGAACGCGGAGGAGGCCGGCCGCATCGCCAGCGCCCATATGGACGAGGCAAAGAACATCCGCATCCAGATGTACATCGACGCCCAGGAAATCAGCAGCCCGCGCCTGGGATAG
- a CDS encoding PrpF domain-containing protein, giving the protein MTLLFREEPQAGTLPVTPVPATLVRGGTSKCWIFRDEDLPADALETDRLLIRTFGSPDLRQIDGVGGASSTTSKAITVAGTDRDGTVRYRFAQVAIDEPAVEWASNCGNCATALGLYALHAGLVAPTGEVTRVPILNTVTGLRLVCEIPTPGAQVPAYGGRRLDGQHYPGVPIDVIFQKASWSSYGAQFPTGNAMDELEVDGKRYQATLIDAGAPAALFDAQDLGLDATGSEEALEALVRLAPQLRAAAARRMGLPQDLTSIPKVGIVGPPPTGATGVSARMISMTALHPAIGLTSAVAVAAASGTPGSVVQRSVVPAAEAGLFIHLLKGKTALALDAADPAEVSFQRSARVISESTILVPSD; this is encoded by the coding sequence ATGACGCTTCTATTCAGGGAAGAGCCGCAGGCCGGTACCCTCCCGGTCACCCCGGTACCGGCCACCCTCGTCCGTGGCGGCACCAGCAAGTGCTGGATATTCCGGGACGAGGACCTTCCGGCCGACGCCCTGGAGACGGACCGTCTCCTCATCCGCACCTTCGGCTCCCCGGACCTTCGCCAGATCGACGGAGTAGGCGGCGCCTCGTCCACCACCAGCAAGGCGATCACCGTGGCCGGCACCGACCGGGACGGAACGGTCCGCTACCGGTTCGCCCAGGTGGCCATCGACGAGCCGGCAGTGGAGTGGGCCAGCAACTGCGGCAACTGTGCAACAGCGCTGGGCCTGTACGCGCTCCATGCCGGACTGGTCGCTCCCACCGGGGAAGTCACCCGGGTCCCCATCCTGAACACCGTGACCGGGCTGCGCCTGGTCTGCGAGATCCCCACGCCGGGGGCGCAGGTGCCGGCCTACGGCGGGCGCCGCCTCGACGGCCAGCACTACCCCGGCGTCCCCATCGACGTCATCTTCCAAAAAGCCTCCTGGTCCAGCTACGGAGCACAGTTCCCCACGGGCAACGCCATGGACGAGCTTGAGGTCGACGGGAAGCGGTACCAGGCGACACTGATCGACGCCGGCGCCCCGGCCGCGCTCTTCGACGCACAGGACCTGGGGCTTGACGCAACCGGCAGCGAGGAAGCCTTGGAGGCGCTGGTCCGGCTTGCCCCGCAGCTGCGCGCAGCGGCTGCCCGCAGGATGGGCCTTCCGCAGGACCTCACATCCATTCCGAAGGTTGGCATCGTGGGGCCTCCGCCCACGGGCGCAACCGGCGTCTCGGCCCGGATGATCTCGATGACCGCACTGCACCCCGCCATCGGCCTCACCAGCGCGGTCGCCGTCGCTGCCGCCTCGGGGACACCAGGCAGTGTGGTGCAGCGCAGCGTGGTTCCGGCGGCGGAGGCCGGACTCTTTATCCACTTACTGAAAGGCAAGACGGCGCTGGCATTGGATGCAGCCGATCCCGCTGAAGTCTCCTTTCAACGCTCGGCCCGCGTCATCAGCGAAAGCACCATCCTGGTGCCCAGCGACTGA
- a CDS encoding ABC transporter ATP-binding protein — protein MKISIQNLQLKYGSFTAIENLNLDIEDGEALVLLGQSGCGKTSTMRCIAGLEEPTSGRIIIDDVVVFDSEKGINLPPNKRNVGMVFQSYAVWPHMTVAQNVAYSLKQKKLSKSEIDERVMEALTLVGLEPYADRGASLLSGGQMQRVALARSLVMRPSVLMLDEPLSNLDARLRDRLRVELREIQLQLGLTCVYVTHDQHEAFALADRIALLQGGRIVQMGAPQHMYEAPASASIAHFLGVSNIMDCTPEGTATGSTTARITNSELTIQSAQQASDAGASPKVCIRAEDLQITAMPTEHPNSWPGTVRVAGFQGNDIRYAIQLESGPELDALGGLRRGEQHKVGDRVWVTVNPREVQILPAEVLA, from the coding sequence ATGAAAATCAGCATTCAAAACCTGCAGCTGAAGTACGGAAGCTTCACTGCCATCGAAAACCTCAACCTCGACATCGAAGACGGCGAGGCCCTGGTCCTCCTCGGCCAGTCCGGTTGCGGCAAGACCAGCACCATGCGCTGCATAGCCGGCCTGGAGGAACCCACCTCGGGGCGGATCATCATCGACGACGTTGTAGTCTTCGACTCCGAAAAGGGCATCAACCTGCCCCCGAACAAGCGCAACGTCGGCATGGTCTTCCAGTCCTACGCGGTATGGCCGCACATGACGGTGGCCCAGAACGTTGCCTACTCCCTCAAGCAGAAGAAGCTGTCCAAGAGCGAAATCGATGAGCGCGTCATGGAGGCCCTCACGCTGGTGGGCCTGGAGCCTTACGCCGACCGCGGCGCCAGCCTGCTCAGCGGCGGCCAGATGCAGCGCGTGGCCCTGGCGCGCAGCCTGGTCATGCGGCCCAGCGTGCTCATGCTCGACGAACCGCTCTCCAACCTTGACGCCCGCCTGCGTGACCGGCTCCGCGTTGAACTGCGTGAAATCCAGCTCCAGCTGGGGCTCACCTGTGTGTACGTCACCCACGACCAGCACGAAGCCTTCGCCCTTGCAGACCGCATCGCCCTGCTCCAGGGCGGCCGGATTGTGCAGATGGGCGCCCCGCAGCACATGTACGAGGCACCCGCCAGCGCTTCGATCGCCCACTTCCTCGGTGTTTCCAACATCATGGACTGCACCCCGGAGGGCACCGCCACCGGGTCCACCACCGCACGCATCACCAACAGCGAGCTCACCATCCAGTCGGCGCAGCAGGCCAGCGACGCCGGCGCATCCCCCAAGGTGTGCATCCGGGCCGAGGACCTGCAGATCACCGCCATGCCCACCGAACACCCCAACTCGTGGCCGGGAACGGTCCGCGTGGCGGGCTTCCAGGGGAATGACATCCGGTACGCGATCCAGCTGGAATCGGGGCCCGAGCTGGACGCACTGGGCGGCCTGCGCCGCGGCGAACAGCACAAAGTGGGGGACCGCGTGTGGGTCACCGTCAACCCCCGCGAAGTCCAGATCCTGCCGGCTGAGGTCCTCGCATGA
- a CDS encoding iron ABC transporter permease, whose translation MSLKTTEAATRAEARLAPKPEPRDYRAARTLSGLRKNTPGLIVLAILGVLIVLPLALVLLAAFSDSVPRPGSISLGGLTLSNLALLATPEALGALVNSLMVGAGSALIALLIGAFLAFVCARSDAPWRKFIFFIGMAPMFIPALVGALAWSLLCSPSAGYINIFLRDLGIDAAINIYSLPGLVFVLGIFYAPYAFLLLHSSLSMMNADLEEAATVHGAPLRTMLRTVTLPLALPAILGSAVLVFALTMENFPVAQVIGNPGGVDTLPTYIYRLMSATPAKSNQAASVAVILTVALMAVTLIQQRIINKRKFTTMTGKGNRPRQVPLRKMRWPFTIIALAYFAVSVVLPMLALLAASMQATPFVSSMSQLLEANSLSFAKLIEVLGSNDFQLALKNSVLVALIAAFAGTTLSFIASYIRYRTKSKVGRLIELVAMTPLAVPAIVMGIGLLWTWLLLPLPIYGTLAILAVACVAVFMPQGYRGVSASMLQMDQDLEDSAVMLGAGRTRSVLDVTLPLMRVGIMSSFLLFLMLSMRELSASIFLFTSNTRILSILVFDNFDNGQSQAAAAVSVLYCLVIGILAVIAQKVGGERKTKN comes from the coding sequence ATGAGCCTCAAGACCACCGAGGCGGCCACCCGCGCCGAGGCGCGCCTGGCACCGAAGCCCGAACCCCGGGACTACCGGGCTGCCCGGACCCTCTCGGGCCTCCGGAAAAACACACCGGGCCTCATTGTCCTGGCCATCCTCGGCGTCCTCATCGTCCTTCCGCTTGCCCTGGTGCTGCTCGCCGCGTTCTCGGACAGTGTTCCCCGGCCGGGCAGCATCTCCCTGGGCGGCCTGACGCTGTCCAACCTGGCGCTGCTGGCCACCCCGGAAGCACTCGGCGCATTGGTCAATTCGCTCATGGTCGGCGCCGGCTCGGCGCTCATCGCCCTGCTGATCGGCGCGTTCCTGGCCTTCGTGTGCGCCCGTTCCGATGCGCCATGGCGGAAGTTCATCTTCTTCATCGGCATGGCGCCGATGTTCATCCCGGCCCTGGTGGGCGCCCTGGCGTGGTCGCTGCTGTGCTCGCCGAGCGCCGGCTACATCAACATCTTCCTCCGCGACCTGGGCATTGATGCCGCCATCAACATCTACAGCCTGCCGGGCCTGGTGTTCGTGCTGGGAATCTTCTACGCCCCGTACGCCTTCCTGCTGCTGCACAGCTCGCTGTCGATGATGAACGCCGACCTCGAAGAGGCTGCCACCGTCCATGGGGCTCCGCTGCGCACCATGCTGCGGACCGTCACCCTGCCCCTGGCCCTGCCGGCCATCCTGGGCTCCGCCGTCCTGGTCTTCGCGCTGACGATGGAGAACTTCCCGGTGGCCCAGGTCATCGGCAACCCCGGCGGCGTGGACACGCTGCCCACCTACATCTACCGCCTGATGAGCGCAACCCCGGCCAAGAGCAACCAGGCCGCCAGCGTCGCCGTCATCCTGACCGTTGCGCTGATGGCCGTGACCCTCATCCAGCAGCGCATCATCAACAAGCGCAAATTCACCACCATGACCGGCAAGGGCAACCGTCCCCGGCAGGTGCCGCTGCGCAAGATGCGCTGGCCCTTCACGATCATCGCCCTGGCCTACTTCGCAGTCTCCGTCGTGCTGCCCATGCTCGCCCTGCTCGCCGCGTCCATGCAGGCCACCCCGTTCGTGTCCTCGATGTCGCAGCTGCTCGAGGCCAATTCCCTCAGCTTCGCCAAGCTGATCGAGGTCCTTGGATCCAACGACTTCCAGCTCGCCCTCAAGAACAGTGTCCTGGTGGCCCTGATCGCAGCCTTTGCCGGCACCACGCTCAGCTTCATCGCCTCCTACATCCGGTACCGCACCAAGTCCAAGGTGGGGCGCCTGATCGAACTGGTCGCCATGACCCCCCTGGCCGTCCCCGCCATCGTCATGGGCATCGGACTGCTCTGGACCTGGCTGCTGCTCCCGCTGCCCATCTACGGCACCCTGGCGATCCTCGCCGTCGCCTGCGTTGCAGTGTTCATGCCCCAGGGGTACCGCGGCGTCTCCGCCTCGATGCTCCAGATGGACCAGGACCTCGAGGACAGCGCCGTGATGCTCGGCGCCGGACGGACCAGGTCCGTCCTGGACGTCACCCTGCCCCTGATGCGCGTGGGCATCATGTCCTCGTTCCTGCTGTTCCTCATGCTCTCCATGCGTGAGCTCAGCGCCTCCATCTTCCTCTTCACCTCGAACACCAGGATCCTGTCCATCCTCGTGTTCGACAACTTCGACAACGGCCAGAGCCAGGCAGCTGCAGCCGTCAGCGTCCTGTACTGCCTCGTCATCGGAATCCTCGCCGTCATCGCCCAAAAAGTCGGCGGCGAACGCAAGACCAAGAACTGA
- a CDS encoding extracellular solute-binding protein: MKLASKLPALTAAGVLLALSLTGCGSAAQSAGVVTASAAVKTDDGLVINGESIADKATYEKAKTQTLSLYSGYTDSSESALVDAFTKDTGIKVNVVRLTPNKLSERVLSEQGAGKLSADVIRTSDYRIAKSMEDAKVWKAYDVPGASTLKDVSVDGGQFTRMFNSVYTLGYNTQLVKEADAPKSWADAVGGKWQGKLGIVQGGSGGSTAALNRFMETKMGGDYFAKYAAQKPKIYDSLGAEATALARGEVAVGTVTISGTNISAVQDKAPVKFIVPEEGLVSYDYYLGMTGTATNVEAAKVFMNYNLSKQGQQVFAQIGEYPVRTDVAPPTIMGVTLPAVDSGKVFRMQNTDAVTYGKDDLAKWNQVFGYTK; the protein is encoded by the coding sequence ATGAAGTTAGCGTCCAAGCTCCCCGCCCTCACCGCCGCCGGAGTGCTCCTGGCCCTCAGCCTGACCGGCTGCGGAAGCGCCGCGCAGAGCGCCGGCGTGGTCACGGCCAGTGCGGCTGTGAAGACCGACGACGGGCTGGTCATCAACGGCGAGTCCATCGCGGACAAGGCCACCTACGAGAAGGCCAAGACCCAGACCCTGTCCCTCTATTCCGGCTACACCGATTCCTCTGAAAGCGCCCTGGTGGACGCCTTCACCAAGGACACCGGCATCAAGGTCAACGTTGTCCGGCTCACCCCGAACAAGCTCTCCGAACGTGTACTGTCCGAGCAGGGTGCCGGCAAGCTCAGCGCCGACGTCATCCGCACGTCCGACTACCGGATCGCCAAGTCCATGGAGGACGCCAAGGTCTGGAAGGCCTATGACGTCCCCGGCGCCTCCACCCTCAAGGACGTCTCCGTGGACGGCGGCCAGTTCACCCGCATGTTCAACTCCGTCTACACCCTGGGCTACAACACCCAGCTGGTGAAGGAAGCCGATGCCCCCAAGTCCTGGGCGGATGCCGTCGGCGGCAAGTGGCAGGGCAAGCTGGGCATCGTCCAGGGCGGCTCGGGCGGCAGCACCGCTGCGCTGAACCGCTTCATGGAAACCAAGATGGGCGGCGACTACTTCGCCAAGTACGCTGCGCAGAAGCCCAAGATCTACGACTCCCTGGGTGCTGAAGCCACGGCCTTGGCCCGCGGCGAAGTGGCCGTCGGCACGGTCACCATCAGTGGCACCAACATCTCTGCCGTCCAGGACAAGGCTCCGGTCAAGTTCATCGTCCCCGAGGAAGGCCTGGTCTCCTACGACTACTACCTGGGCATGACGGGCACCGCCACCAACGTGGAAGCCGCGAAGGTCTTCATGAACTACAACCTTTCCAAGCAGGGCCAGCAGGTCTTCGCGCAGATCGGTGAATACCCGGTCCGCACGGACGTGGCACCGCCCACCATCATGGGCGTGACCCTCCCCGCCGTCGACTCCGGCAAGGTCTTCCGCATGCAGAACACCGACGCCGTGACCTACGGCAAGGATGATCTTGCCAAGTGGAACCAGGTGTTCGGCTACACCAAGTAA